Below is a window of Dehalococcoidales bacterium DNA.
ACCTTGCTGACATTTGTGCAGCATAACGGGCTAGTTGCAGCGGTTGCCCGGCCTGTTTCCGTGTAATGGATTTGTCCAACATACGGGATATAGTGTTTATGGCCGTTTTTTGGGCGCGGATTATCAGCCTCTCCAGACTATCCTGTCCGCACCCGACGGGCAATCTCCCTTTCTTAAATCCCCGGTCTAAGATTATACCTGTATTCCGGGCCCATTTCTGGGCCGCGGGTCATAGGTCAGGTGCTTGGTGATTCCAGCAGGTGTAATGTAGAATAAACTGCGGCCGATTTAATCCAGGGGTTGATTCTGTTAGGAGGATAAAGTTGAAGGTAGACGCAGCCTCTGATAGAGATGCAGCAAGAATTTTGATTGTTGGTGGCGTGGCCGGGGGAGCCTCGTGCGCAGCCCGGGCGAGAAGGCTGTCAGAAAAGGCCGAGATCATCATCTTCGAACGCGGTCCCTACGTATCGTTCGCTAATTGCGGCCTGCCCTATTACGTAGGTGACGTCATCACCGAAGAAGAAAAGCTGATAGTAGCCACCCCCGAGCTATTTAGAGAGAGGTTTAATATTCAGGTACGCACGCAAAGCAATGTCACCGCTATTGATCGCAATAAACGGGAAATCGAAGTAGAGGATCTGAGGACGTCGGCCAGATATCTTGAGAAATATGACGCACTGGTGCTTGCGCCCGGGGCCACACCGGTTCGGCCGCCGCTGCCCGGTATTAATCTGCCCGGGATACATTCTCTAAGGACAATACCGGACAGTCGTAATATCCGTGACTGGATTACCCGGAGTAATGCTAAAAGAGCCGTCATCGTTGGCGGTGGTTTTGTGGGATTGGAGATGGCGGAAAACCTGCTCAGACGGGGAATCTCGGTGACCATAATCGAAATGCAGGACCACGTCATGCCGGCTTTGGATTATGAGATGGCGACGCCGATCCATGACCATTTGATTATCAACGGGGTTTCCCTGCATCTGGAGGACGCAGTTACCGAGTTCGCGCAGAATGATGCCGGTGAGCTGACCGTGAAAACCAAATCAGGTGAGAACTTTGTTGCCGATCTGATTATACTGGCGATTGGGGTGCGTCCTGAGGTTGATCTGGCTAAAGGGGCGGGCCTTGAAATCGGAGAAAAAGGCGGCATTCGAGTCGATGACCGCATGCAGACCAGCGATCGTCATGTTTGGGCAGTCGGCGATGCTATCGAGGTCCGTGATTTTGTCTCCGGAGAATGGAAGGTGATTCCTTTAGCCGGGCCGGCCAATCGCCAGGGGAGAACTGCTGCCGGTAATATCCTGGGGCGTGAGTTTACCTTCAGGGGTGTACAGGCGACTTCGATCTGCGGAGTGCTGGGGATGACAATCGCCTCTACCGGGCTAACCGAGAACGAGCTGGTACGCTTGAAGCAAAGCGGGCGCAATATTGACTATGAAAAAGTCTACCTGTACCCCGGTCATCATGTCAGCTATTATCCGGGAGAGAGCCGCATTTCTATGAAGCTGATATTCTCTAAAGAAGATGGCAGAATACTCGGTGCTCAAGCGGTCGGTCAGCAGGGAGTGGACAGGCGGATCGATGTTATTGCGACGGCGATACAGAATAACGCGACGGTGTACGACCTTGAGGAGGCAGAGCTGTGCTACGCCCCGCAGTACGGGGCGGCCAAGGACCCGGTTAATATCGCCGGTATGATTGCTGCCAATGCTCTTCGGGGTGATGCCCCACTGGCTCACTGGGAGGACATCAAGAGTGCGGATGTTTTGATCCTTGACGTGCGCGACCCGTCTGAATATCAGTCCGGTCACGTGAAGGGAGCACTGAGTATCCCCCTTAACGAACTCCGTTCCCGCCTGCACGAACTCCGGCCCGGACAAGAAATCTGGACATACTGTGCTACGGGCCATAGGTCGTACTACGCGACACGTGTATTGAGGCTTAACGGCTTCAACGCCCGAAACTTACCCGGGGGGATGAATACTTTCAATGACCTGGCACGATAATGTTGACTAATAGAGAATACTCCCCTACAATATAACTCTAACTCGTTCCTGCTTGCCTGATAATTATTCGAGAAGTCGGTGGGAAAGGAGACAAAGTAATGGCTACCTATATGATGCTGTTCCATCTTACCGGACGAGGCGTACAGGATATGACGGATAGCCCTACCTACATCGACACTGCCAAGGGAGTCTTTCGGGACCTGGGGGCAAAGGTGAAGGATTTCTATATGCTGATGGGGCACTATGATATGGTCTTCATCATAGAGTCGCCGAACTACGAAATTGTTGCTAAGGCTGCACTTACTCTGGACTCGCTGGGCAGCATGCGTACCGAGACCATACGCGCCTTCACCGAGGATGAGTACCGCAAGATAATTGCTGACCTGAAGTAGAT
It encodes the following:
- a CDS encoding FAD-dependent oxidoreductase, translating into MKVDAASDRDAARILIVGGVAGGASCAARARRLSEKAEIIIFERGPYVSFANCGLPYYVGDVITEEEKLIVATPELFRERFNIQVRTQSNVTAIDRNKREIEVEDLRTSARYLEKYDALVLAPGATPVRPPLPGINLPGIHSLRTIPDSRNIRDWITRSNAKRAVIVGGGFVGLEMAENLLRRGISVTIIEMQDHVMPALDYEMATPIHDHLIINGVSLHLEDAVTEFAQNDAGELTVKTKSGENFVADLIILAIGVRPEVDLAKGAGLEIGEKGGIRVDDRMQTSDRHVWAVGDAIEVRDFVSGEWKVIPLAGPANRQGRTAAGNILGREFTFRGVQATSICGVLGMTIASTGLTENELVRLKQSGRNIDYEKVYLYPGHHVSYYPGESRISMKLIFSKEDGRILGAQAVGQQGVDRRIDVIATAIQNNATVYDLEEAELCYAPQYGAAKDPVNIAGMIAANALRGDAPLAHWEDIKSADVLILDVRDPSEYQSGHVKGALSIPLNELRSRLHELRPGQEIWTYCATGHRSYYATRVLRLNGFNARNLPGGMNTFNDLAR
- a CDS encoding GYD domain-containing protein; translated protein: MATYMMLFHLTGRGVQDMTDSPTYIDTAKGVFRDLGAKVKDFYMLMGHYDMVFIIESPNYEIVAKAALTLDSLGSMRTETIRAFTEDEYRKIIADLK